The DNA window GGAGCCTGCTGGTGGCCAGATTCCACGCGACCCGACGCACCCAGGCATAGGGGTCTTCGTATTTTCTGATCCTGGCCCACCTGGTGTAAGCGCGGCAGAACGCCTCCTGGACCAGGTCCTGTGCCTCTGCTCGGTCACCCAGGTACGCGTAGAGCTGCGACCGGAGGACGTCGAACTTCGCCGCATAGAATTCGTCGAAATCGCGCTGGTCGTCTTTCCTCGACACTCGAGGTGCGGCCGCGGCTGCGGTCATCACTGCGGTCACGTTTCCTTCCTCCCGTGGTGCCACCCTCGTGGGCGGGCAGCACGAACACGTGCGGGCACTCCCGTCGGTTGCGTAAATCTTTTCCGGTGTCGCCCTGGGGCTCGGGCGGCAGGATGGGCAACGACCGAAACCGACAGCGTGTCAAGCAATCCCCGCCGAGTGGGCGACCCGGCTCGTCAGCCGTCGGCGGTGGTCGAGGTTGTGGGTGCCACCTGGCGGCCAAAGTCGACGACAACCCCGGCGCGCTCTGGAAACACCCTCGCCGCCCAGAGCGGGGCGAGCACCCGCGACCTGATGGCGCGGATGGGACACGACTCGCCGCAGACGATGATCTACCAGCACGCAACAGCGGAGGCGGATGGGGCCATCGCCGAGACGCTGCGGCACGCCGCATGATCCTTGGCCTTGGAACGTCGAAGGCCCTGGCCTACCCGGAGCCCGCCGCTGGCCCTTGCTGACCCCTGCGTCGGGGCACGGTTCGGGCACGCCGACCTCAAGACTTCGTCTGCGGCTTGGCTGAAAGGCCCCATAGCTCAACGATGCGATCGTTCTCGATGGCGAACATCTCCAGCATTGTTGCCGCCGAGCCATCGGCGAAGCCGACCATCTCGGTCCGAGTTGCCACGCGTTGGCCGTCCGCGACTAGGTCCTTGAGGGTTACCTTCAGGGCGGGATGCTGGTCCCACATACGCTGCCAGGCCCTTTGCACGCACTCCCAACCGCTGGCCTTCAACGGATGGCTGTAGAAGCTGCTGGCGAAGATGTCTTTGGCGGCCACCGCGTCCCGACGGTTGAAGGCTTCGTACATACGCTCTGCGATCTGGCGTCCTTGATCCACAAAGTGACTATGCCCCCACCCCACGACATCATCAGCCATCCCGATGCTCACTGATCCACCCTGGTCCATGCCGGCTGCTGTCAGGCTGTCGGTGCAAGGCCCGGTTGCCGCCGAGTCACTGCTACTGATGCTTGCCCTCCGAGGGCCAATAGGAGTGAGGCAGGGCTCGGCGGCCCGGCGTTGAGACTGGCGATAGGGCCATGCGCTTCGAGCGCCGTGCAGTGAGCGACCAGCACCAACGCTGCTACCGGGAACCCAACCCCTCGGGACGAGTGGAAGCAGGATTGTCGTGAACAGCGGGTCAGTGGCGGGGATCGACTGGGCGTCGCAGGTGCATGACCACACAGCCTTCCAGCCCGACCTGCACCGCACCCGCCAACACCGTCTCGGGTTGACATAGGGCACTCCTATTGAGGTCAAGGGGTGAGGGCGGCGAAGTCGGCGCGTAGGGCGGTGTAGACGTCGCGGACGATGTAGCGCTTCAGGCAGCGGCGGCCCGCCACGTCAAGCGGACCTTGACGGCTCGTACGGACGCTGGCGGGTCGGCGGTGGTCTGCTCGGCTAGCCCGGGTCAATGGCAGGCGGGATGGCCTACCGCAACCACCCATGGGCCGTAACCCGCCAACGGGCCGCCGGCGCGCGCCCAGGCGGCTGCGCGCGCGGCCCGCTTGTCGGGCCGCCTTGACCCGGGCGGCGATGACCTACCAGCACACCGCCCGTGAGCGCGACGAGCACATCGCCGACGCGCTCAGCTCACAGATCAAGCAGAGCAGGGGATCGGGTACGTAGCGGGCGCGGCCAGCGCAAGAAGTGGTAGCAACGACCGAGGCCCCAGCCAGGAAACCTGTCCTGAGCTGGGGCCTCACGGTGGAGCGGGTGACGGGAATCGAACCCGCACTGTCAGCTTGGGAATTGTCGATCTCGGGTAGGCCACGGGCTTGGCGGCCTGGTCTCGGCAGTCTCGCGCGGCCTCGGCAGGCCCCTGTTGTCCTCGCCCAGTGGCACGCTAATGGCACGCCGGGTGCTCGCCGCGACCGTCTGCCTGTACAGCCACCTTCTGATCCGTACCTTCGGCCGGTGCGATACCCAGCCGGCAGAGCAGTGGATGGATGGCGTTGGGGCTTGTATCGTCCCCGCCGTGACACGCTCCGATTGGTCGGATGTACGCGAGCAGCTTGACCGGCTCGCGGCTGCCCCCGGTGTCGATGCGGTGTTCGGTTCCGAGAGCCATGGTTGGAAGCTTGAGCCGCCGCTGAGCGCTGACGACCTGGCCGAGGCAGAGGCACAGTGGCGCGTGCGACTGCCCAACGAGTACCGCTCCTTCTTGCTGGAGGTGGGGCGAGGTGGCGTAGGGCCGGCGTAGGGCCCTCTTTCCTATGCGCCGCCGTGAACGGACGCTGGCAGTGGGAGGGTGACGGCGCTGATCTCACCGTCCTGGACACGCTAGGATCAGCCCTTTGCTCACGTCGAGGCATTCAATCCGGCCGATGCTCTGCCGCCTCGTCCCGGAGAGGCGGATTACGACTCGGAGGAAGAGTTCAACGAGGCTGAGGACGCGTACTGGGAGCAGCACGACGAACTTGTCTTCCAGCCGGAGCATTCGACCGGGCTGCTGTACTTGTGTCACCTCGGCTGCGCGTACCGGGAGGCTCTGGTAGTCAGCGGCACGGCTCGGGGCCAAATGTGGGCTGACGACACAGCTGGCATGGGCGGATTCCGGCCGCTCCTCGACGACAACGGAGCGCCGCTCGGATTCGCCCGCTGGTATCGCCGTTGGCTGGACGAGGCAGCGGGCGAGGTGTCAGATCGCCTCAACGCCTAGGGTTGGTGCTGTTGAGCGGATCTCCTCGTCGGGCAGTCGCCAGACCGGCCAGGCTCCCCGGACGGGGACAAGGTGGAGCGCCTCACCAGCCGAACGACCTTGGCCCCGTCCGGGGAGCCTGGTAGCCCTTGTGGTGCCCGGCGAGGGGATCCGCGGCTGATCTCTGAGGAGGGCCGGGGTTCGGGGCGGAGCCCCGAGGTCTCCTAGCTCCTAGTCGTCCCCAAGCGTGGCCGGCCGGCCCGGCCGATGCCGGCCGGAGGTCGCGAGCAGGCCGGGGCCGGGCCGGCGCGGCCCGCTTTGCGGGCCGCCTTGATCTGATAGAGCGCAATTCGGCAACCCATCGTGCTCTTAAGGTGTCGTGTCCCGGCTGATGCTTTACACCGGCGTCCCACCAGATGCTTTACGTGATCGGATTTCGGCGCGGGTGCGGTGAGGGATGCAGTCTCCTCCGGAGGGGTTGCCAGGGCCGAGCGACTGTCACTGCTTCTTCCATCGAGCGGCCAACTGGTCGTGCTGCGCGACGAGTTCGTCGCGGGTTGCTCCTCCGCCGTAGACCGAACTCCACAGCAGGTCGCGGAAGCGCAGGTAGTCGTGGTCCTCCGCAGTCGCCTTCTCGTCATCGTCAAGCGGCCAGCCTCTGCTCGCCATGTACTTCTCGCGCGCAGCCCTGATGTCGGCCATACGAATCACTCGTTGGTAGTCGTCGAACGCCGGGTCATCGGGGTTGATGACGGGCAGGATCTCAGCGCCTGATGGGAAACCCAGAGCCGCGGACAAAGCCAATACGGCATCCTCCATCACCGGCAGGTTGTCCTGATCGCTGCCAATGATGGCTGTGATGGCCTCTATCGAAGGCGTCCGGCCTGCTTCGACCGCCCAGGTACGCAACGCATGCACCGCGAGGTCCGGGTCGACCCGCCTGGGCCTACCCTCCACGTGCTGGTAGCCGCACGGCTCATCGTTGTTGGGCAGGTGCAGCGAGAAGCTGCGTCCCGCCGGAGTCCGGCCCTCCAGATGGGCGCAGGAGCTGTTGGAAACGTATGCCGCAACAGCTGGCGCCGCCGTGGCCGCCATGAGGTCGTCCACCCCCGCGGACAGCCGCAACTGCTCGGTGGCGAAGGGCCTGACGCCCACTCGCTGCCAGCCCTGGCCCAGGTCGTAGAGCCCAACCTTGTTGCCCCATGGGTTTGGCGTGGCGAAGTGAGAGCCGAACGCCTCCCGCACCCGCGGCTGCATCGGAAGCGTGGCGGTAGTCGGCCTTGCCAACAGCAGCGTCCCGAACCAACCCATGGGGCCGAACTCTACGGGGGTAACGAGATCTAGGCGTCAAGCATGTCCTGGGACGGATTCGTCAAGCATCAGGTGGGACTCGACAATCGTGCTCTTAAGGTGCTCTTAAGGTCAGAGCTTCCCGATCGGCTGCTGCGGCACTTTCAGGGCGGCGCCCGGCTGCGGGGTCACCAACTGGGTGGCCACACTGGCGCAAACCTTGGCACCGAACTCGAGGCCGCTCTTGGCCGGGTAGCGCATCATCACCGCCAGACTCCACTTGTCGCTGAGGGCCAGGCAGTTGACGTGCCAGTTGCCGTCGTAGGCGAGTTTGGTCCAGCCGTTCTTAATACTTACCGGGCCCTGGCTGGTGATCGATTCGGGCAGACCGTCGATGATGCCCCAGTGGCCGCCGCCCGAGCGCTCCTGCTGGTCCTCAACACTGCCGCGCACCTTGGCCATCTCGTCAACCACGAACTTGGTCCATTTCTTTCCGGCTGCCTTGCCGTCCCCGACGCAGTCACCGAGTCGAACCGCGTCTCGTGGGGACATCCGAGTAAAGCTCCACCAGCCGATGTAACCCGCGACGTTGCCTGGCTTGGTGTCGGTGAGCCCACAGATATCGGCCATCCGTTTGATCGATTCCGCGGAGCCGTCTGCCTTGTAGAGCGCGTTGGCCGCGTCGTCGTTGCTGTCTCGGATTGCTGTGTCGATCTGCTTCTTCCGGTCGGCGTTCAGCGGCTTGTCACCGAGACGCCGCAGATAGTCAGACGCAAACCAGACCTTAATCATCGACTCGGTGGAGTTCGTCGACGTCATGTTCTTGGCGCCGCTGATTTCGCCGGTCTTCCGATCCATCAACGCCCACGAGAAGAATTCGCCCGTGAAATTCACCGACACCGGGCCGGCAGCCAGGGTCGGCGGGGGCGGCGTGCTCGGGGCAGGGGCGGGAACTTTCTCGCCGTCGCCGACAACGCCGATGCGGGCGAGCGCGTCCCCGCCAGTGAAGCGAGCGTACGCAGCGGGCACCAACATGACGCTGCCCAGGAGAACCGCCACGATGGCGAGGAGCATGGTGACGCGTTGTCGCATGAGTGGGCGACTTCCAAATGTCTGGCCGGGGGCCGGCTCTACCGGAGGGCGAAAGCAAGACTAGGCCCTGATCTTCGCGAAGGGGAACCCGTCGGAACCGGAGAGGGTGCTAAACAGGGTTAGGCGCCGGATGGCGGGTAAGAAACGCAGGTCGCGCTGACCGTTCACCCTCCTTTGACCGGGGACCGGGCGGACCAGGCCCTACCGGACTTAGGACCTGGCCCCGTCCCGGCCCGACGGCTCGGGCTTCAACACGGCCGATTACTTGCGCCGGGCCCAGCGTGTTGATCTGCGGGCGTCAGTCGGCCACAAGCCCAGGGCGCCAGTTCGGCGTGGCACCGGCGAGGTCGAGTTGCTGGAACAGGCCCTTGGTGCCCTTTTCATCGACCGTCACATGGTGTGCATCGATCGTGACTGTCAGCCCGT is part of the Micromonospora halotolerans genome and encodes:
- a CDS encoding RNA polymerase sigma factor, with the translated sequence MMTAAAAAPRVSRKDDQRDFDEFYAAKFDVLRSQLYAYLGDRAEAQDLVQEAFCRAYTRWARIRKYEDPYAWVRRVAWNLATSRLRRQKTSAMFLRRQREEHHDGPSPDRVALVAALSKIPPKLRKAVVLHYLGQLSVAEIALQEGVAEGTVKSWLSRGRTALAEHLQG
- a CDS encoding nuclear transport factor 2 family protein encodes the protein MSIGMADDVVGWGHSHFVDQGRQIAERMYEAFNRRDAVAAKDIFASSFYSHPLKASGWECVQRAWQRMWDQHPALKVTLKDLVADGQRVATRTEMVGFADGSAATMLEMFAIENDRIVELWGLSAKPQTKS
- a CDS encoding SMI1/KNR4 family protein translates to MLAATVCLYSHLLIRTFGRCDTQPAEQWMDGVGACIVPAVTRSDWSDVREQLDRLAAAPGVDAVFGSESHGWKLEPPLSADDLAEAEAQWRVRLPNEYRSFLLEVGRGGVGPA